The following proteins are encoded in a genomic region of Brachypodium distachyon strain Bd21 chromosome 1, Brachypodium_distachyon_v3.0, whole genome shotgun sequence:
- the LOC104581749 gene encoding uncharacterized protein LOC104581749, giving the protein MSFTLGFGAAVLCAAQGCDHCSCHRGPFNVALVAIGQGREITACLYSSETGTWSQLASIQHPHDYPYCCAKHMRSVLVGDALYFIGMKDQIIEYRPGTLRLSLFDLLPKGRAMIFGKLMMAEDGGLGFAKPDGATLTLWSRKTSPNGAVGWAQRLVINLETLLPPGALLVPSEPCMAGVFGFVEGTQVIFVGTSARVYMVELESGQVRKVLDQGYHGTVVFPYTSFPAMGAARTGQGQ; this is encoded by the exons ATGAGCTTCACATTGGGCTTCGGCGCGGCGGTGCTCTGCGCCGCCCAAGGCTGCGACCACTGCAGTTGCCATCGAGGGCCATTCAATGTGGCACTCGTGGCCATCGGTCAGGGCCGGGAGATTACCGCCTGCCTCTACTCTTCAGAGACTGGCACATGGAGCCAACTGGCCTCAATTCAGCACCCCCATGACTACCCTTATTGCTGCGCCAAACATATGCGCAGCGTCCTTGTGGGCGATGCATTGTACTTCATAGGCATGAAGGACCAAATCATCGAGTACCGACCCGGTACCCTTCGCTTGTCGCTGTTCGATTTGCTGCCTAAGGGTAGGGCCATGATCTTTGGGAAGCTCATGATGGCAGAGGATGGCGGTTTGGGATTTGCTAAACCGGATGGTGCAACCCTAACCCTGTGGTCGAGGAAGACCAGCCCTAATGGAGCTGTAGGATGGGCACAACGCCTGGTAATCAATCTCGAGACACTGCTCCCTCCAGGTGCCCTCTTGGTCCCGTCTGAGCCTTGCATGGCAGGGGTGTTTGGTTTTGTGGAGGGCACCCAAGTCATTTTCGTGGGCACTTCTGCTAGGGTCTACATGGTTGAACTCGAGTCAGGGCAAGTGAGGAAGGTGCTTGATCAGGGCTATCACGGCACAGTAGTCTTTCCCTACACGAGCTTTCCAG CAATGGGCGCAGCTCGTACTGGCCAAGGGCAATGA
- the LOC112271544 gene encoding uncharacterized protein LOC112271544, giving the protein MPPLPPALLDELLEEVFLRLPPDEPDHLVRASSVCKLWRRLIAGRGFRRRYLKFHGAPPVLGLLHNGGRTFPSGARFVPTSASRSRPADHVLPDWFALDAAMAAPSSSPSPRGSVGMSRRSRASSSGTP; this is encoded by the coding sequence atgccgccgctgccgccggcgctgctGGACGAGCTCCTCGAGGAGGTCTTCCTCCGCCTGCCTCCGGACGAGCCAGACCACCTCGTCCGCGCCTCCTCCGTCTGCAAGCTGTGGCGCCGCCTCATCGCCGGCCGCGGGTTCCGCCGCCGCTACCTCAAGTTCCACGGGGCGCCTCCCGTGCTGGGGCTCCTCCACAACGGCGGGAGAACATTCCCTTCCGGCGCCCGTTTCGtccccacctccgcctcccgcaGCCGCCCCGCCGACCACGTCCTTCCCGACTGGTTCGCCCTtgacgccgccatggccgcgcccTCTTCGTCCCCTTCCCCACGAGGATCCGTCGGAATGTCAAGGAGATCTCGGGCCTCCTCGTCTGGGACCCCGTGA
- the LOC104582342 gene encoding uncharacterized protein LOC104582342 gives MAKCVWALLDEQLTEHVIMNSMPDAKVWLFMLMESTPKCDMAVILTTLWAIWWARRKAIHEEKFQRPLTTFAFIQRFLKDLSLTEVATDGVVRPSAAQRLNQRPISGRWLPPPEDFFKINVHAGVARSGAGGSFAAICRTATGKFLVASTITIAGLCDPTALEALACNEALSLAIDLNISRFYVSSDCMLVIKSLEEKNLCHYSAITREILERK, from the coding sequence ATGGCTAAATGCGTTTGGGCTCTCCTTGACGAGCAGCTCACTGAGCATGTTATAATGAATTCCATGCCGGATGCCAAGGTCTGGCTCTTCATGCTCATGGAGTCTACTCCGAAATGTGATATGGCTGTTATACTGACTACACTCTGGGCAATATGGTGGGCTCGAAGGAAAGCTATTCATGAAGAGAAGTTTCAGAGACCGCTGACCACTTTTGCTTTTATTCAACGATTCCTGAAGGATCTTTCTCTAACGGAAGTTGCCACTGATGGTGTTGTTCGTCCCTCTGCTGCGCAGCGTCTGAATCAACGACCTATCTCGGGGCGTTGGCTTCCACCACCTGAGGACTTCTTTAAAATCAATGTCCATGCCGGGGTCGCCCGCTCTGGGGCCGGTGGTTCTTTCGCCGCTATTTGTCGGACAGCTACAGGGAAGTTCCTGGTGGCTTCGACAATTACGATCGCGGGACTTTGTGATCCTACTGCATTGGAGGCTCTGGCGTGTAATGAAGCTTTGTCGCTGGCTATAGACTTGAATATCTCCCGCTTCTATGTCTCTTCGGACTGCATGTTGGTGATCAAAAGTTTGGAGGAGAAGAACTTATGTCACTATAGTGCCATCACCCGGGAAATTCTGGAAAGGAAGTAG
- the LOC100845557 gene encoding uncharacterized protein LOC100845557 produces the protein MGGRPTPSERPAAARTSSARYQTTFSSRSSSGCAAPPSPLRQACSPAGGSPSGPSCRSSTSPPLATPPTAFAPPSTPTELRHSLIYASPTDATTDCVAAWIPIAASRASGSLSFVNKLSDADGGQDRGGFELPCFEDATSLWLDLGLLGLALPASGISARLTDLHLHLRLSNIKVQGPWVLGDALSSPRCPCLQRLNISSARGIDKLTIHSESLLQLKLFKLCGFQQLSVVAPALKGLAIRHICGS, from the exons ATGGGAGGGAGGCCGACGCCAAgcgagcggccggcggcggcgaggacttcATCAGCGCGCTACCAGACGACGTTCTCATCCAGATCCTCGTCGGGCTGCgcagcgccgccatcgccgctcAGACAAGCGTGCTCTCCAGCCGGTGGCTCCCCCTCTGGGCCCTCATGCCGGAGCTCGACTTCACCGCCGCTCGCGACGCCCCCGACCGCATTCGCGCCGCCCTCGACGCCCACCGAGCTCCGGCACTCCTTAATCTACGCGTCACCGACGGACGCGACTACTGACTGCGTCGCGGCGTGGATCCCCATCGcagccagccgcgcctccggTTCTCTCTCCTTCGTCAACAAGTTGAGCGATGCGGATGGGGGTCAGGACAGAGGTGGCTTTGAGCTGCCGTGCTTCGAGGACGCTACCTCGCTGTGGCTCGACCTTGGGCTTCTTGGCCTTGCATTGCCGGCTTCCGGCATATCCGCTCGGCTCACCGATCTGCACCTGCACCTGAGACTGAGTAACATCAAGGTACAAGGTCCATGGGTGCTCGGTGATGCTCTCTCCTCGCCCAGGTGCCCGTGCTTGCAAAGACTCAACATCTCGAGTGCCCGTGGTATTGACAAACTCACCATCCATTCCGAGTCCCTCCTGCAATTGAAGCTTTTCAAGCTATGTGGCTTCCAGCAACTCAGTGTCGTGGCGCCGGCGCTCAAAGG CTTGGCGATACGGCACATTTGCGGCAGCTGA